TACAttcctagtgtgtgtgtttatgtgtatgtgtttatatatgtgtgtgtctgtgttcatatgcgtgtgtgtgggtataaataatataatataatataaatccaCCACATGACATCGCTGTCTCAcattgatgatgtcatcacattTACATGGAATGATTCTAGTGAATCAAAGatgaaataaagtttttgtgtggtatgttttagtttgatttgattgtttCAATCTTATAACTATCATTTGGACTTGtcatcaataaaaacatcaatgttaaatgtatttatccaccttctgtcgtgtgtgtgtgtgcgtgtgtgtgtgtgcgtgcgtgcgtgcgtgtgtgcgtgcgtgtgtgtgtgcgtgcgtgcgtgttaCCTGGTTGATACAGAGGACAGGTGTGGTGAACTCCTGGCTCAGGTGGTgcaggatggaggagaaggtgagcagccgtttgttcctctccagccAATCATCAGCCTGGAACTCAGACCTGAACAGAGCCGCCACCGAGTCCACAACCACGAGTCGGACAAGACCACGAGCCAGCAGCAGGGGGACACGCCGGGACAGACACACCTGGAGAGAGTCCTGAagacggagacaggtgagagagacatgGCGACTGATCTGACCCAAGGTCAGCAGTGACCACTCACCAAGTCAGCGGTGTGTTCAATGTAAACGTGGTCGCTGAACCGGAGGCTGCTGATCAAAGACTGAGGGACGTCAGAGCGAAGACACGACTGCTCCctgatcagctgctgcagacgtCTGACAGGAAACGGGTCCTCAGTACAGATGTAAACtgctcctacacacacacacatcatttataACCTGATTTCAGGTCAGTTCATTCTGAAGTCGTCCAGCTGTCGCGCTCATGCTCcaaacagcagggggcagcatgTCCCCAGAAGGTGCCTGTTCTAGGAGGGAGCTCACTGGCCAATCACAGCTGTGTGATGAGACATTCAACGTGGGAATTGGACCGGTGGAGTGACGGTTACGTGGTGCGTCCACTGACCTGCGTCCAGTCCTCCGTGCTGCGTGGGgtactgcacacacagacacagctgcagAGCCAGCTGAGTCTTTCCTGCTCCGCTCTCTCCAGACAGCTCAGTGACGCCCCCCACAGGAAGTCCTCCCCTCAGCAGCCCGTCCAGCACGGGACAGCCCACAGTGAGTCTGAGGTCACGCTGTCCTCCACGGAGGACAGCTGGGAACAGTGGGAAAATACACAGGTCACCactctgtgacatcacacagtTACGTCCAATCAGACTGCAGGGTTGATGGTCTGACCTGGGACGGGGGGGTGTCGCCTGCAGGCGCCGGCTGCCGCGGCGAGCAGGCGCTGGACGTCCGAGTGAGACAGACCAGTGGACCTCTGCAGatccagagcagagacacagaggacgtcCCCCACACGTCTCAGGTGGGCTGTGGAGAGACAGAGTTACGACAACAGTAATTGTTGAGCTGTGGCATTTAttccaaattaaattgaaactTGACAAATAGTGATGATGTTagtgtgtgacctctgacctctcctcACTGCTGCCCTGATCCTCGGGTCCAGCTCCAGCTGATCCCACTTCATCTGTCCTCCAGGTTGTGTTCCTCAGGTTGTGTTCCTCTGGTTGTGTTCCTCTGGTTGTGTTCCTCAGCTTCTGTTCCTCTGGTTGTGTTCCTCAGCTTCTGTTCCTCTGGTTGTGTTCCTCTGGTTGTGTTCCTCAGCTTCTGTTCCTCAGCTTCTGTTCCTCTGGTTGTGTTCCTCAGCTTCTGTTCCTCTGGTTGTGTTCCTCTGgttgtgttcttcaggttgTGTTCCTCATGTTGTGTCCTCCAGgttgtgttcttcaggttgTGTTCCTCATGTTGTGTCCTCCAGGTTGTGTTCTTCAGGATGATCTGTTCCTCCGGTTGTGTTCGTCAGCTTCTGTTCTTCAGGTTGTGTTCTTCAGGATGTGTTCTTCAGGTTGTGTTCCTCTGGTTGTTTTCCTCAGCTTCTGTTCTTCATGTTTTGTTCCTCAGGTTGTGTTCctcatgttgttttcttcatgttgtgttcttcaggttgTGTTCCTCATGTTGTGTCCTCCGGTTGTGTTCGTCAGCTTCTGTTCTTCAGGTTGTGTTCTTCAGGATGTGTTCTTCATGTTGTGTTCCTCAGGTTGTGTTCCTCAGCTTCTGTTCCTCAGCTTCTGTTCCTCAGCTTCTGTTCCTCTGGCTGTGTTCTTCAGGATGTGTTCTTCAGGATGTGTTCTTCAGGATGTGTTCTTCAGGATGTGTTCCTCTGGTTGTGTTCCTCAGCTTCTGTTCTTCATGTTGTGTTCCTCAGGTTGTGTTCTTCTAGTTCTATCAAGGTATTTGTTTTATTCGTGTGTCTCAGTATGACAAACACCCGCCAGAACTCATTACGTCATCAGTGTACGCCGGGTTGAACCATTTCCTCCGAACTGTTGGGGGAACCGTCTTCGGTTTAAGACTAAATTCGTGTCCGTGCGTTGCGCGCAAGAACTTTCATCCGATCgctgaatatttaataatagaAAAATTACGTAACTGTCCTGACGTCATCTATCAAGTTTCGTTGCCGATTAAAAACAATCCCCGTACGACCCCAGGGCCTCGTGACGTCACTATGCTGCGccacaggaagaaaacaaacaaggatCAGAAAGAGATCAGTGTAGAATAACCGGTATTTACCAATCTACGGTAAAAGCACGCGGCGATTTGACGTCAGTGTGACGCACGAACAACATGAGTTTAAGCGGGAAGGTGAAGTTACCGACACGAGCGACCCCGTGTGTCCGATCCGAGTAAATCTGTCGGTGAGTGTGAACCACAGACTGTCTGTATaaggtgtgaacacagcagaagCCATTACGAGGCGCGTCATCATCTGCtggttttatattgttattaaaatTGAGAGAAAACCGAACAGACGCATTTTGTATAACCCGAGTCATTGCAAATGTCCCTCCGTGACGTCATCAAACGTTTGCTTTCGTAAAAACATTGAAGAATATGAAATCAGTCGAGGAAATATCTGTAGCTGTGAACTGAACCTTGACCTCTAGAGTTCACTGTCACACCGTCAcctggggccggtatttcaaaacttgtaatccagatcagaatgatccggataaccaaatccccctgtcctcagccacggatcaacctgatctatcccggtatttcaaaactttgctggaTGGATCAGAGTGATCCTGATACCGGCAGATTGGGAAGTCCAAATCCATCCCGCCCCctggatcacagacaggaaacaggaaatggagccaacattttacagaaaaaggagaagctagctcaactattgtctctgaattaaagtataatcttagccagtgttgatgcgtcctcagactagatgaaaggcaatcattatattgagttaaccaattatgtaaatcagcacaaagttgaaagaagagCTCGGCGATCTCTAATTAAGCAGAGTTCGTGCTAATTGGAGTTTGTAATGTCACTTACACGCAGTAgtgtaatgtttattctgtgttgcacttctgaCGCCGATTCGTTAAagcattgcagtgaacagcgtgcatgtttgcagaaaaaaaaaaggaacgtgaaaaggaaataaacattgatcaaacagcagtgaagcttagttgtattaaacaaagaactttgggagcagttacacttcaactgttcaaatcttaacatgtaatctccctcaaatccacctctgaggtgggatcagggtgatcctgatttttaggatcaaactgatccagatttcccacttaagttttgaaatactcaacagcagcttttaatccggatcaaaggcaggattggattgccaaatctgaatctgaatcttcaggatcagatttgctttgaaatacccgtttttaggatctgatcaggatttaatccaaTCCAGGTGGATTAATAATGtcggatcattttgaaataccggcccctgGGGTTCTCAACAACAAAGTCTGATTTATAAAAACTTTAAACTATTATATCCTTAAATTCGAAATGAACAGAGAAATTATACTGGTAGCTAAAATCTATTAATTTGTTAGTTCTACTCTTAATGAAtcgattaaaataaataacactgaAAATCAAATCATGTTTTAGTTGCTCttttttcacttatttttattccattatTATTAGTGTGTGAGGCTGGCAGGTCaggtgacctctgtgtgactCCTGCAGGTGTGAAGCGACCCGTCCACCATGAGCTCGCGGGTGTGCGGCGCCTGCGGGGGGGCGGATGTGGACGTGGACCAGGCGCGGGGCAGCGCGGTGTGCACCAGCTGTGGCTCGGTTCTGGAGGACAACATCATCGTCTCCGAGGTTCAGTTTGTTGAGGGAAGTGGAGGCGTGTCTTCTGCTGTGGGACAGTTCGTCTCTGCTGACGGTGAGACAGACGCTCTTCTTCACATGTCGGACACGTCCTTCACAGAACGATGTGTGAATGGAGTCTGGTTCAGGGATGATTTAATGAACACGTTTACAGATCAGGCAGAAGAGACTCAACAATATGATCGTTTAGCAACTAGTTGAATATCCAGTTTCAAATTTACTCAatgatttaaaattaaaaaacggTAACGTCATATTTCCTCCAGGTCCGTTTGGCTGTTTCTTCACAATAGACTGAGTTTCTTTCTCAACATCTATAGAAGTCTGGAACCTGATGATCATGTAGGGCTGATGTTACAAAACATCAGGGATTTAAAATCCTTTACTTAAAGTAAAGTGAACACGTTTTTAACCTTAACGTGTCTAATACTCTGTCatcttatatttataatatgatTTAATAGATTCATGTTGTGAGACGACTGAACGTGAATATTGAATGTGATTTACACAACGAAGGCCCAAACACCTCTGTGGTTctaacatgtgttttttattgagtcagtgtgtgcagaCAGACGCTGGTGTCTGGTCTTCATCAGCTGATCTGTTCAcctgaaacaaaacagacaaactggTTTCTGAGGGGTCGGAGTGTTGAGCTTCTAATAATTTATCCATTTGAGATGATTAAATATCAGAAATGTATGTCAAAGATCAGATAGAGAATAATTTATTCTCaaattttgtttatttgattaaaaCGTATTTAGATATTTAACAACTTTGTGGTTCAAAGATATTTGAACATGTCGGATCAAATCAACGCTCAGAACTGGTTTTCCATCACAACTGAGCTGGAGCCACTTTATAAAGTTAAGATCAACAGAAACTCACGTTAACAAAGAGTGGTATTATGTCGTACCTCTCATGATGCCCCGGTGAACACTGGATCCATACTGACGCCCACGGTCCGAACTCCAGTGGATCTTTAGGACTGAACCAGGATCAGAACCAGTCGGACTTGTTTTAGGACCAGGTAAGCCAGTTCCTCCTGTGGTGGGATTCAGGCCCTCAGTTCTCTGTGCGTTTGGATTGGTCGGGTCAAGTTCTCTGATGACGACCGTATTCTGAAGTATGAAGCTGAAGTCGGATGTCCCGCCGATTCCCCCCCGGGTGAGAGAGTCGGGGTTCTGCAGTCCGGGCTGATCAGGAGTTTGGAGTCCTCCACTGGGACCGGGTCGGACTCTTATGTGAGTTGTACCTGATGATGGGACACGAGTAGAAAAACAAGGTTTTGGACAATGAAGGGATCAATAAAAGATCAGATTGATAAGCTGGTCACTCTCGTCGTTACCTGCTGACTGGACAAACGTTCTCAGAGCTGAAGCAGGTTCCTCTCTCATGTGGTTTTCTGTCTCAACCCCTGACTGGACCAGGTTCTGCTGTGGTCCAATGTGGGTCGGGGATTGATCAGGGAGGCGGATCACTTCAGATTGATGCAGCTTGCCTTGAACACCATAAACACCCTGTTCCTGGTTTCCTGTTTGGAAATCTGTTTTCCTTCTAGTGATTGAAGGTCTGCGGTCGTGAAGCTGTTCGGACCTCCGGTGGTTCCTGTTAGCGCTGACCTCCATTAGTCCAGGATTAGATATTTGAGAGTTTACTTGTTTGATGGAAGGTTTCCATTTCAGATGATTTCCAGAAGATTCTAATTTGAACATTGGTTTGACTCGGATGTTCTTCACGCTGGACTGAAGCATCTCAATGCTCCTTCTTCCCATGGACTCAGTTCTCTTTGGGTTCTGGTCGACTCGGCTGGTCGCAGTAGTCACAGTTTGACTGTCTACAGACTCCTGAGTATCAGCAGGAACAAGTGTCTGGTGTCTGGTGGGCAGGACTATTTGTCCACTGATTTGGTCT
This genomic window from Platichthys flesus chromosome 18, fPlaFle2.1, whole genome shotgun sequence contains:
- the xrcc3 gene encoding DNA repair protein XRCC3 yields the protein MKWDQLELDPRIRAAVRRAHLRRVGDVLCVSALDLQRSTGLSHSDVQRLLAAAAGACRRHPPVPAVLRGGQRDLRLTVGCPVLDGLLRGGLPVGGVTELSGESGAGKTQLALQLCLCVQYPTQHGGLDAGAVYICTEDPFPVRRLQQLIREQSCLRSDVPQSLISSLRFSDHVYIEHTADLDSLQVCLSRRVPLLLARGLVRLVVVDSVAALFRSEFQADDWLERNKRLLTFSSILHHLSQEFTTPVLCINQVTDVFSRSDSSGPLSSNMSPALGLAWSNQVMVRLMMRRLQRTVVRGDQSSALRRLEVVFAPHLARDGRDAAVWREGVGGVCSSDTET